One genomic region from Phoenix dactylifera cultivar Barhee BC4 unplaced genomic scaffold, palm_55x_up_171113_PBpolish2nd_filt_p 000046F, whole genome shotgun sequence encodes:
- the LOC103711734 gene encoding putative calcium-binding protein CML19: MACTGSKREFVEFERVFLHFDEDGDGKISQDDLRRCLRTIGEEPSAEQVELLLEGNGESLIGFDEFTRVVGVVGDEEGKTRELREAFGVFVMDGEGRITPESLRRALSRLGWSRSLEDCIVMIQSFDMDGDGVLGFEEFRNMMML, from the coding sequence ATGGCCTGCACAGGATCGAAGAGAGAGTTCGTGGAATTCGAACGGGTGTTTCTTCACTTTGATGAGGATGGGGATGGGAAGATATCGCAAGATGATCTGAGGAGATGCCTGAGGACGATCGGCGAGGAGCCGTCGGCCGAACAGGTGGAGTTGCTGCTGGAGGGGAATGGGGAGAGTTTGATTGGGTTTGATGAGTTCACGAGGGTGGTAGGGGTGGTTGGGGATGAGGAGGGGAAGACTAGGGAGCTGAGGGAGGCATTTGGGGTGTTTGTAATGGACGGGGAGGGGCGCATCACGCCTGAGAGCTTGAGGAGGGCCCTCAGTCGGCTGGGGTGGTCCAGGTCCCTTGAGGACTGCATCGTAATGATCCAAAGCTTTGACATGGATGGGGATGGAgtgcttggctttgaagagttCAGGAACATGATGATGTTATGA
- the LOC103711726 gene encoding uncharacterized protein At2g39795, mitochondrial-like, whose product MPSSIASSLLCRTLRLSRSSSRFFGHCQPLFYSSLASSRSSSPLIRSVVPQILRNPPSLLSFRFASSKVSADENLKRVLDSEINCVLQSNTHGQEIELPDGFPFEIIDNPGNQTVILKREFAGENIQVTVFMNLDAEGDLGENDEDGSEDDNNESSFQPTISVVVSIEKGEGPFLEFSCNLNADELEIESMALKKHDAPDDQGAYQGPEFSDLDENLQKALHKYLAVRGIKGSLFDFLHEYMMSKDEKEYLAWLKNLKEFVGK is encoded by the exons ATGCCGTCCTCCATCGCCTCCTCTCTCCTTTGCCGCACCCTCCGCCTCTCTCGATCCTCCTCTCGCTTCTTCGGCCATTGCCAGCCGCTCTTCTACTCCTCTCTCGCTTCCTCCCGCTCCTCCTCCCCTCTGATCCGAAGCGTGGTTCCCCAAATCCTCAGGAACCCCCCTTCTCTCCTTTCATTTCGGTTCGCCTCATCCAAGGTGTCGGCGGATGAGAATCTCAAACGAGTCCTTGATTCCGAGATCAATTGCGTCCTGCAATCGAACACCCACGGACAG GAAATTGAATTGCCAGATGGGTTTCCCTTTGAAATCATTGACAATCCTGGCAACCAGACAGTCATCCTTAAACGGGAATTTGCAGGTGAGAACATCCAAGTCACTGTTTTCATGAATTTGGATGCAGAGGGAGATTTGGGTGAGAATGACGAAGATGGGAGTGAGGATGACAACAATGAGAGCTCTTTCCAGCCAACCATCTCCGTGGTTGTATCTATTGAAAAAGGAGAGGGCcctttcttggaattctccTGCAATCTTAATGCTGATGAGCTTGAAATAGAAAGCATGGCCTTGAAGAAGCATGATGCTCCTGATGATCAGGGTGCTTATCAAGGGCCGGAGTTTTC GGATTTGGACGAGAACTTGCAGAAGGCCTTGCACAAGTACCTTGCAGTGAGAGGTATTAAGGGCTCCCTGTTTGACTTCTTGCATGAGTACATGATGAGCAAGGATGAGAAGGAGTACTTAGCATGGTTGAAGAACTTGAAGGAATTCGTTGGGAAGTGA
- the LOC103711718 gene encoding pyrophosphate--fructose 6-phosphate 1-phosphotransferase subunit alpha: MDSDYGVPRELSDLQKQRALYQPELPPCLQGTTVRVEFGDATTAGDPASAHVIGQNFPHTYGQPLAHFLRATAKVPDAQIITEHPAIRVGVVFSGRQSPGGHNVIWGLYDAIKAHNPNSTLLGFVGGTEGLFAQKTLKITDDILSTYKNQGGYDLLGRTKDQIRTTEQVNAAMTACQALKLDGLVIIGGVTSNTDAAQLAETFAESKCPTKVVGVPVTLNGDLKNQFVETNVGFDTICKVNSQLISNVCTDALSAEKYYYFIRLMGRKASHVALECTLQSHPNMVILGEEVAASKLTIFDITKQICDAVQARAEKDKSHGVILIPEGLVESIPELYALLQEIHGLHLQGVSAENISSQLSPWASALFEFLPAFLRRQLLLHPESDDSAQLSQIETEKLLAQLVEKEMNKRLKEGTYKGKKFNAICHFFGYQARGSLPSKFDCDYAYVLGHVCYHILAAGLNGYMATITNLKNPVNKWKCGAAPITAMMTVKRWSRGPAASMIGKPAVHPATVDLKGKAFELLRHNASSFLMDDIYRNLGPLQFDGPGADAKAITLCVEDQDYMGRIKLLQEYLDKVKSIVKPGCSQDVLKAALSSMASVTDVLSVMASPTFSSQPPQLHN; this comes from the exons ATGGATTCGGACTATGGCGTTCCCCGAGAGCTATCGGATCTCCAGAAGCAAAGGGCTCTCTACCAGCCGGAGCTCCCTCCTTGCCTTCAG GGCACCACAGTGAGGGTAGAGTTTGGGGATGCAACAACAGCTGGAGATCCAGCTAGTGCGCATGTGATCGGTCAAAACTTTCCCCACACATATGGGCAACCTTTGGCTCATTTTCTGAGGGCGACAGCCAAAGTTCCTGATGCACAGATCATAACAGAGCATCCAGCTATCAG GGTGGGTGTTGTATTTTCTGGGAGACAATCACCAGGAGGGCATAATGTTATTTGGGGGCTTTACGATGCTATCAAGGCTCACAATCCCAACAGTACATTGCTTGGATTTGTTG GCGGTACTGAAGGTTTATTTGCACAGAAAACTTTGAAAATAACAGATGATATCCTTTCCACATATAAAAACCAAG GTGGTTATGATTTGCTTGGCCGGACAAAAGATCAAATTAGAACAACCGAACAAGTCAATGCCGCAATGACTGCATGCCAGGCACTGAAGTTGGATGGTCTTGTCATCATCGGAG GAGTTACGTCCAATACGGATGCTGCACAGCTTGCAGAGACTTTTGCTGAGTCAAAATGTCCAACAAAG GTAGTAGGTGTTCCTGTAACTTTGAATGGGGATCTTAAGAATCAGTTTGTGGAGACAAATGTTGGATTTGATACAATATGCAAG GTTAATTCACAGCTCATCAGCAATGTCTGCACAGATGCCCTCTCAGCTGAAAAG tattattattttattcggCTTATGGGTCGCAAGGCATCTCATGTGGCCTTGGAATGTACTCTTCAGTCACATCCAAATATG GTTATCCTAGGCGAGGAGGTTGCTGCGTCAAAACTCACTATTTTTGACATTACAAAACAGATCTGTGATGCAGTACAAGCCAGAGCAGAGAAAG ACAAGTCTCATGGTGTAATTCTTATACCTGAGGGGCTTGTAGAAAGCATACCAGAACTGTATGCCTTGCTCCAG GAAATCCATGGTCTCCATCTTCAGGGTGTGTCTGCTGAGAATATTTCTTCACAACTTTCACCGTGGGCATCTGCACTGTTTGAATTTTTGCCAGCATTTTTAAGGAGACag CTGCTTCTCCATCCAGAATCTGATGACTCTGCACAGTTATCCCAG ATTGAGACAGAGAAACTTCTAGCTCAGTTGGTGGAGAAAGAAATGAACAAGCGGCTG AAAGAAGGCACATATAAAGGAAAGAAATTTAATGCCATCTGCCACTTTTTTGGCTACCAAGCTCGGGGATCCTTACCTTCTAAATTTGACTGTGACTATGCTTAT GTTCTTGGGCATGTCTGCTATCATATACTAGCAGCTGGTTTGAATGGTTACATGGCTACTATTACAAATCTGAAAAATCCTGTGAATAAATGGAAGTGTGGTGCTGCTCCAATTACG GCAATGATGACTGTGAAGCGATGGTCACGTGGTCCTGCAGCCTCCATGATTGGAAAACCTGCTGTTCATCCTGCCACTGTAGACTTGAAAGGAAAAGCATTCGA GTTGTTGAGACACAATGCTTCCAGCTTTTTGATGGATGACATATACAGAAACCTTGGACCTCTTCAGTTTGATGGACCTGGTGCTGATGCTAAGGCCATTACATTATGTGTTGAAGATCAAGATTACATGGGCCGGATTAAATTGCTTCAGGAATATCTGGATAAG GTGAAAAGCATTGTGAAGCCTGGTTGTTCACAGGATGTCCTGAAAGCAGCTTTGAGCTCTATGGCTTCTGTGACGGACGTGTTGTCTGTGATGGCTTCTCCCACATTTAGCAGCCAGCCACCTCAGTTGCACAACTAA